One window from the genome of Gadus macrocephalus chromosome 7, ASM3116895v1 encodes:
- the taf9 gene encoding transcription initiation factor TFIID subunit 9 isoform X2 produces MASPKTLPKDAQVMIQILKDMGITEYEPRVINQMLEFTYRYVTTIIEDAKIYATHAKKSTVDAEDIKLAIQCRMDQSFTSPPPRDFLLEVARQKNGTPLPLIKPYTGPRLPPDRYCLTAPNYRLKSIQKKVSSSGGRITVPRLSVGSVSSRPSTPTLGTPSVTPKVATPLSLSGQRFTVQIPNSQTAVSKTVTPSTPTVQNVLINPSLIGSKNILITTKMVSQSSAGESLKRKHEDDDDYDNL; encoded by the exons ATGGCTTCCCCTAAAACGCTTCCCAAAGATGCACAG GTGATGATACAAATACTCAAAGATATGGGAATAACAGAGTACGAGCCCAGAGTCATCAACCAAATGTTGGAGTTTACATACA GATATGTAACCACCATTATTGAGGATGCTAAAATCTATGCTACGCACGCCAAGAAATCTACCGTAGACGCAGAGGACATTAAGCTGGCCATCCAGTGTCGCATGGACCAGTCGTTCACCTCGCCGCCGCCCAGAGAC TTTCTTCTTGAGGTTGCCAGGCAGAAGAATGGGACGCCTCTTCCTCTGATCAAGCCGTACACCGGCCCCcggctgccccccgaccgctaCTGCCTCACCGCCCCCAACTACAGACTCAAGTCCATCCAGAAAAAG GTTTCATCGTCGGGGGGAAGGATAACAGTACCGCGCCTCAGTGTTGGATCGGTGTCCAGCAGGCCCAGCACACCAACCCTGG GCACCCCCTCTGTCACCCCCAAGGTCGCGACCCCTTTGTCCTTGTCTGGCCAGCGCTTCACTGTTCAGATCCCCAATTCTCAGACTGCCGTGTCCAAAACAG TTACGCCTTCCACTCCCACGGTGCAGAACGTCCTGATCAACCcgtctctgattggctcaaagaacatcctcatcaccaccaaGATGGTGTCGCAGAGCTCCGCCGGCGAGTCGCTGAAGAGGAAGcacgaggacgacgacgactacGACAACCTATGA
- the taf9 gene encoding transcription initiation factor TFIID subunit 9 isoform X1 — MASPKTLPKDAQVMIQILKDMGITEYEPRVINQMLEFTYRYVTTIIEDAKIYATHAKKSTVDAEDIKLAIQCRMDQSFTSPPPRDFLLEVARQKNGTPLPLIKPYTGPRLPPDRYCLTAPNYRLKSIQKKVSSSGGRITVPRLSVGSVSSRPSTPTLGTPSVTPKVATPLSLSGQRFTVQIPNSQTAVSKTGTTKPSQFVFSTRNQVTPSTPTVQNVLINPSLIGSKNILITTKMVSQSSAGESLKRKHEDDDDYDNL; from the exons ATGGCTTCCCCTAAAACGCTTCCCAAAGATGCACAG GTGATGATACAAATACTCAAAGATATGGGAATAACAGAGTACGAGCCCAGAGTCATCAACCAAATGTTGGAGTTTACATACA GATATGTAACCACCATTATTGAGGATGCTAAAATCTATGCTACGCACGCCAAGAAATCTACCGTAGACGCAGAGGACATTAAGCTGGCCATCCAGTGTCGCATGGACCAGTCGTTCACCTCGCCGCCGCCCAGAGAC TTTCTTCTTGAGGTTGCCAGGCAGAAGAATGGGACGCCTCTTCCTCTGATCAAGCCGTACACCGGCCCCcggctgccccccgaccgctaCTGCCTCACCGCCCCCAACTACAGACTCAAGTCCATCCAGAAAAAG GTTTCATCGTCGGGGGGAAGGATAACAGTACCGCGCCTCAGTGTTGGATCGGTGTCCAGCAGGCCCAGCACACCAACCCTGG GCACCCCCTCTGTCACCCCCAAGGTCGCGACCCCTTTGTCCTTGTCTGGCCAGCGCTTCACTGTTCAGATCCCCAATTCTCAGACTGCCGTGTCCAAAACAGGTACCACCAAGCCTAGTCAGTTTGTGTTCTCAACCCGCAATCAAG TTACGCCTTCCACTCCCACGGTGCAGAACGTCCTGATCAACCcgtctctgattggctcaaagaacatcctcatcaccaccaaGATGGTGTCGCAGAGCTCCGCCGGCGAGTCGCTGAAGAGGAAGcacgaggacgacgacgactacGACAACCTATGA